A single Bifidobacterium scardovii JCM 12489 = DSM 13734 DNA region contains:
- a CDS encoding NUDIX hydrolase encodes MIVDTNDGGNGANRNSNDALPEVRDGEPPLEVLGESVVYRERGGVDFTVTQVALRDTDTGNHFAVHYASVKDGRSGAVCVAMCGGRILLARHWRIATGSWEWEFPRGMGERGESPEQTALREFHEETGLHADSDSAVTLQYIHADTGVLKDSIAIVGLTVLDTVPDSGSD; translated from the coding sequence TTGATCGTTGACACGAACGATGGTGGAAATGGGGCGAATCGGAATTCGAATGATGCGTTGCCCGAAGTGCGCGATGGCGAGCCTCCACTGGAGGTTTTGGGGGAGAGCGTCGTGTATCGAGAACGGGGCGGTGTCGACTTTACGGTCACGCAAGTGGCCTTGCGGGATACCGACACGGGGAATCATTTTGCGGTGCACTATGCGTCGGTCAAAGACGGTAGGTCTGGGGCGGTGTGCGTCGCGATGTGCGGCGGGCGGATATTACTCGCGCGTCATTGGCGAATCGCCACGGGATCCTGGGAGTGGGAATTTCCCCGGGGCATGGGGGAGCGGGGTGAGTCTCCGGAACAGACCGCATTGCGCGAGTTCCATGAGGAAACTGGATTGCACGCGGATTCCGATTCGGCTGTGACCTTGCAATATATCCATGCCGACACCGGCGTATTGAAGGATTCGATCGCCATAGTGGGCTTGACGGTACTCGATACGGTGCCGGATAGTGGATCCGATTGA
- a CDS encoding polysaccharide pyruvyl transferase family protein encodes MRIGTITFHSAYNYGSALQAYALKEYLKSLGHDTHVIDYRGDDFDQYRLFATGDSQRLHRALSNIVFFPRNFKRYRNFEKFINQHLDITPNRYQGKNAEEELKKDASSFDALICGSDQIWNLDCTRGIVGPFFLDFAAPGCKKIAYAPSLAQTHFKSEFFNSSVKSQLSSLLDDFNSLSVREANTVSLFQPLTKNPINVVVDPTLLLEKSQYTSIETDNLPSKIRNKKFIFAYTLWPNNSMRKYVDNLARRHNLIIVYISRKAINYSSPSINLFGISPSMFLKLIDDAEYVVSNSFHATVFSILFEKKFITYGKDKATSRMAYLLSELHISDHLVNDQFESAFDPISADWDSVQKKLSEMRIYSIHYLKEALS; translated from the coding sequence ATGCGGATTGGTACAATTACATTCCATAGTGCATATAACTATGGCTCAGCGCTACAGGCTTATGCCTTGAAAGAATACTTGAAATCACTGGGGCATGACACTCATGTGATTGACTACAGAGGAGATGATTTTGACCAATACCGACTCTTTGCCACCGGCGACTCTCAACGGCTACATAGAGCACTATCGAATATAGTCTTTTTCCCTCGTAATTTTAAGAGATATAGAAATTTTGAGAAATTCATAAATCAACACCTCGATATAACTCCTAATCGATATCAAGGGAAGAACGCAGAAGAAGAACTGAAGAAGGATGCTTCTTCATTCGACGCACTGATCTGCGGCAGCGATCAGATCTGGAATCTTGATTGTACACGTGGAATTGTGGGTCCTTTTTTCCTTGATTTCGCGGCTCCAGGTTGCAAGAAAATTGCATACGCCCCAAGTTTGGCTCAGACCCATTTCAAATCAGAATTCTTTAATTCGTCAGTAAAATCACAACTTTCATCATTGCTTGATGATTTTAATTCTCTCTCCGTAAGAGAAGCAAACACTGTCAGTCTATTTCAACCGTTGACCAAGAATCCGATAAATGTTGTAGTAGATCCAACCCTTTTGTTGGAAAAATCTCAATACACATCTATTGAAACAGATAATCTGCCAAGCAAAATACGCAATAAAAAGTTTATCTTTGCATATACGTTATGGCCTAATAATTCAATGCGCAAATATGTTGATAATTTAGCGCGACGTCATAATCTTATCATAGTTTATATCTCACGCAAGGCAATTAATTATTCATCACCATCCATTAATCTCTTTGGAATCTCGCCTAGTATGTTTCTAAAGTTAATCGATGATGCTGAATATGTTGTCTCTAACTCTTTTCATGCTACTGTCTTCTCGATCCTCTTTGAAAAGAAATTCATTACATATGGAAAGGATAAGGCAACATCGCGAATGGCTTATCTCCTTTCTGAATTGCACATTTCTGATCATTTGGTGAATGATCAATTCGAATCAGCGTTTGATCCGATATCCGCCGATTGGGATAGCGTGCAAAAGAAACTATCTGAAATGCGGATATATTCGATTCATTATCTCAAGGAAGCTCTCTCATAA
- a CDS encoding FIVAR domain-containing protein → MVTGDQPEKNTTPTVPSSHDSVADQLTMVQSPVSGVAQQSDSRFTDDQPTTAMNGVPLPPGKPVNAEIPAANHDIVDTFWDIPPITFPTEMYDAGENAGAPSGPRHSASNVAAQAATQPIDLAFPALQDRKTQSLGASAVSGPDPAAAQSETEVMPTYEGQPLFPTVPATATATKAKDADPFDIDFSAIEQSSVPVDDPGAPDPVSTTRSVERGGIPKTVVVTLAVILAIAVFVACGMFVWRIWSNREDRQLYSSALSSCNKAYTQYTDAKKALDKALSDSKTVQSVTSDQVADAATVTALKQAVSDANALQAPAECKESLSAAQLTTNAKAAKEAAKTAKSATSTITSAVKSVNDSKSAKTEAASKQSLQDKVTEAQTTLDNSLGMVADETTRDALQTAIDSANTLLQQNDPDQKSLQTAVTTLQTAMDNVNASIAELTAQQQTATQQQQTTVTPAPNTTVPDTTTTTPGTTVQPETPTTTPETTPTTPTTPTTPTEPTTPTNSDTKPDTKPDTKPTEPTTPTTPDTGSGTNTDTNSGTDSNKTE, encoded by the coding sequence ATGGTAACGGGTGACCAGCCGGAAAAGAATACGACGCCAACGGTTCCGTCGTCGCATGACAGCGTCGCGGATCAGCTCACGATGGTGCAGTCTCCGGTATCCGGGGTCGCCCAGCAAAGCGATTCGCGATTCACTGACGATCAGCCCACCACGGCGATGAACGGTGTTCCGCTACCTCCCGGCAAGCCGGTGAACGCGGAGATCCCGGCTGCCAATCACGATATCGTCGATACGTTCTGGGATATTCCTCCGATCACGTTCCCCACGGAAATGTATGATGCCGGCGAGAACGCCGGCGCGCCTTCCGGTCCTCGCCATTCGGCAAGCAACGTAGCGGCCCAGGCCGCCACCCAGCCCATCGACTTGGCATTCCCCGCATTGCAGGACAGGAAGACGCAATCGCTCGGGGCGTCGGCCGTGAGCGGGCCGGATCCGGCCGCCGCCCAGTCCGAGACCGAGGTCATGCCGACCTACGAGGGGCAGCCGTTGTTCCCGACGGTTCCCGCGACCGCGACGGCGACGAAGGCCAAGGACGCCGATCCATTCGATATCGATTTCAGCGCGATCGAGCAAAGCTCCGTGCCGGTGGACGATCCCGGCGCCCCCGATCCGGTGTCCACGACCCGCTCGGTGGAGCGTGGCGGGATCCCCAAGACCGTTGTCGTCACGTTGGCGGTGATTCTCGCCATTGCGGTGTTTGTGGCATGCGGCATGTTCGTATGGCGCATTTGGTCGAACCGTGAGGACCGGCAGCTGTACAGCAGCGCGTTGTCCTCCTGCAACAAGGCCTACACGCAGTACACCGACGCGAAAAAGGCGCTGGACAAGGCTCTGAGCGATTCCAAGACCGTCCAGTCCGTGACCTCCGATCAGGTTGCCGACGCCGCCACGGTCACCGCCCTCAAGCAGGCGGTCAGCGACGCGAACGCGCTGCAGGCTCCCGCCGAATGCAAGGAATCGCTGTCGGCCGCGCAGCTGACCACCAATGCCAAGGCCGCCAAGGAGGCTGCCAAGACGGCGAAGAGCGCCACCTCGACCATCACATCGGCCGTCAAGTCCGTCAATGACAGCAAGTCCGCCAAGACCGAGGCCGCATCCAAGCAGTCGCTGCAGGACAAGGTGACTGAGGCGCAGACCACGCTCGACAACAGCTTGGGCATGGTCGCCGACGAGACGACCCGCGACGCGCTGCAGACCGCGATCGACAGCGCGAACACGCTGCTGCAGCAGAATGATCCGGACCAGAAGTCGCTGCAGACCGCCGTCACGACATTGCAGACCGCGATGGACAACGTCAATGCGTCGATCGCCGAACTGACCGCGCAGCAGCAGACTGCGACCCAGCAGCAACAGACCACGGTGACGCCGGCGCCGAACACCACGGTGCCGGATACGACGACGACCACCCCGGGGACCACCGTGCAGCCGGAGACGCCGACGACCACTCCGGAGACCACACCCACGACCCCGACCACACCTACGACCCCGACGGAACCGACGACTCCAACGAATTCGGACACCAAGCCGGACACCAAGCCGGACACCAAGCCGACGGAACCGACGACTCCGACGACTCCCGATACGGGGTCGGGAACGAATACGGACACCAATTCGGGAACGGATAGCAATAAAACTGAATAG
- a CDS encoding DUF4012 domain-containing protein, with protein MPSHARTITRKTHRVRNTLLVVLLLLVVCAAAAGFCGFKLYKSAMSAKTHLNNVINSAKVIKDGSTDDMIKALSDVSYIQSEAAAAKQDVSGGLWTLAEKVPVVGSDVKTARVSIDTIDDFAQTTLPQLGKVVTTLTSASLSSGDGQLNMEPIISAAQQLTTVNQSVQSQAKTIQDLPDAKIGLVNNALQSGKTQMASLAQMTENLTGMLNMLPNFLGANGARNYVLLAQTNSEIRATGGLVGSAGSFSADNGKITVGEFHADAEFPSNVALDDVNEEGDGTLYSGMYFGQFVHNISSTPDFPRVASMAQKFWQAAPFGGSSDGVMSLDPVALQAMIGATGDVTLSDGRVLNGSNTAEFLLNGAYKELTPAAQDQYFSETAAQAVDHLFSDMNTQKLMTVAKTMLKMAEQRHLYFWSFHEEDQAVLRTAGVTGEIANDAQNPVAGVYLNEMQASKMDWYIQRKSTVKKTGDNTYHITYSFTNTLPASEAGSLPEYITANAKGGVALNRVILYTPAGGEISNVSASNGSSFAQVQAKDHMTYMDDLSLAPETTVTVEYDVTTAAGSANLKLDQTPTIGDPSITYEY; from the coding sequence ATGCCGTCACACGCACGTACGATCACCAGGAAAACCCATCGCGTCCGCAACACGCTGCTCGTCGTGCTGCTGTTGCTGGTCGTGTGCGCCGCTGCGGCCGGTTTCTGCGGATTCAAGCTCTACAAGTCGGCGATGAGCGCCAAGACGCATCTCAATAACGTCATCAACTCGGCCAAGGTCATCAAGGACGGCTCCACCGACGATATGATCAAGGCGCTGTCCGATGTGAGCTACATCCAGAGCGAGGCCGCCGCCGCCAAGCAGGATGTCAGCGGCGGTCTGTGGACGCTGGCGGAGAAGGTGCCGGTGGTCGGCAGCGACGTGAAGACGGCTCGGGTTTCCATCGACACCATCGACGACTTCGCGCAGACCACGCTGCCCCAGCTGGGCAAGGTTGTCACCACGCTGACCAGCGCCAGCCTCTCCAGCGGCGACGGCCAGCTCAATATGGAGCCGATCATCTCCGCGGCGCAGCAGCTCACCACGGTCAACCAGTCCGTGCAGTCGCAGGCAAAGACCATCCAGGATCTTCCCGATGCCAAGATCGGCTTGGTGAACAATGCGCTGCAGAGCGGCAAGACGCAGATGGCCTCGTTGGCGCAGATGACCGAGAATCTGACCGGCATGCTCAACATGCTGCCCAACTTCCTCGGCGCGAACGGCGCCCGCAACTACGTGCTGCTGGCCCAGACGAATTCCGAGATCCGCGCCACCGGCGGTCTGGTCGGCTCGGCCGGCTCCTTCAGCGCGGACAACGGCAAGATCACGGTGGGGGAGTTCCATGCCGATGCCGAGTTCCCCTCGAACGTCGCGCTGGACGACGTCAATGAGGAAGGCGACGGCACACTCTACAGCGGCATGTACTTCGGCCAATTCGTCCACAACATCTCATCCACGCCGGATTTCCCTCGCGTCGCAAGCATGGCGCAGAAGTTCTGGCAGGCGGCGCCGTTCGGCGGTTCGTCCGATGGCGTCATGTCGCTTGACCCGGTCGCCCTGCAGGCGATGATCGGCGCCACCGGCGACGTGACCCTGTCCGACGGCCGTGTGCTCAACGGCTCGAACACCGCCGAGTTCCTGCTCAACGGTGCGTACAAGGAGCTGACGCCGGCGGCTCAGGACCAGTACTTCAGCGAGACCGCGGCGCAGGCCGTCGATCATCTGTTCAGCGACATGAACACGCAGAAGCTCATGACCGTCGCCAAGACGATGCTCAAGATGGCCGAACAGCGCCACCTGTACTTCTGGTCGTTCCACGAGGAGGACCAGGCCGTGCTGCGCACCGCCGGCGTGACCGGCGAGATCGCCAACGACGCGCAGAACCCGGTGGCCGGCGTCTATCTCAACGAGATGCAGGCTTCGAAGATGGACTGGTACATCCAGCGCAAGTCGACGGTGAAGAAGACCGGCGACAACACCTACCACATCACGTATTCGTTCACCAACACCCTGCCGGCGTCCGAGGCTGGCTCGCTGCCGGAATACATCACGGCGAATGCCAAGGGCGGTGTGGCGCTCAATCGCGTGATCCTCTACACGCCGGCCGGCGGTGAGATCAGCAATGTGTCGGCGTCGAACGGCAGCTCGTTCGCGCAGGTGCAGGCCAAGGACCATATGACGTACATGGACGATCTCTCCCTGGCTCCGGAGACCACGGTGACCGTCGAATACGACGTGACCACGGCGGCCGGTTCCGCCAACCTCAAGCTGGACCAGACGCCGACCATCGGGGACCCCTCGATCACGTACGAATACTGA
- a CDS encoding polysaccharide biosynthesis tyrosine autokinase has translation MNVSDLLQVLRKHIISAIISFVVVFGVVAGVTFLMPPKYTATAELFATYAGTSGETQNTTEMSSGASYLSTQIKTYPELVKTESVLDPVIDELGLDMTPEALAEAVTATNPTSTYMIDISAEVGDPQQAADIANSVAKNLSQQISSDLYTNGQGKSPISLSVVQKAKVPTSKSSPKVPMFLAAGFVLGVIIAIGVALLKDILNTKVDSSDDVRELTRASSLGSVPLSDTLDDNRPIVVAQPASSEAEEFRRVRTNLSFLATTPGQHGRLLVITSTDPSEGKTTVSANVAVALAEEGKSVLLVDADLRHPSVAPKLGIEGHVGLSHVLSGQASPKDVIQKYWKPNLHVLPAGKRPANASILLNSDIMRELIDQALTQYDYVIIDTTPLSVAGDATLFGRMAGGLVLVTGKGVVEKKELQSTVESLKTAEVPILGFIFNFADPKKIHSGNYYYYYGEENNKKGGKNRRNRKKRR, from the coding sequence TTGAATGTAAGTGATTTACTGCAGGTGCTGCGCAAGCACATCATATCTGCGATCATCTCTTTTGTCGTTGTGTTTGGTGTAGTGGCCGGTGTTACGTTTCTGATGCCCCCGAAGTACACTGCAACTGCTGAACTTTTCGCAACGTATGCCGGTACTTCCGGGGAAACGCAAAATACTACAGAAATGTCTTCTGGAGCATCGTATCTCTCCACGCAAATTAAGACGTATCCTGAGCTGGTCAAGACCGAGTCGGTACTTGATCCGGTCATTGATGAACTCGGTTTGGATATGACCCCGGAAGCTCTGGCCGAAGCGGTTACTGCGACCAATCCGACCAGTACATATATGATCGATATTTCTGCAGAGGTGGGAGATCCTCAGCAAGCCGCTGACATCGCCAACAGTGTCGCGAAGAACCTTTCACAACAGATTTCCTCGGACCTGTATACCAATGGTCAGGGTAAGTCCCCGATTTCGTTGTCTGTCGTGCAGAAGGCAAAGGTTCCGACGAGTAAAAGCTCCCCCAAGGTGCCGATGTTCCTTGCGGCTGGCTTTGTGCTTGGTGTCATCATCGCCATCGGCGTTGCACTGCTCAAGGATATCCTCAACACAAAGGTCGACTCCTCCGATGATGTGCGTGAATTGACCCGTGCTTCCTCTCTCGGCTCCGTTCCTCTATCGGATACCCTGGACGATAATCGTCCGATCGTGGTAGCCCAGCCCGCCAGCAGCGAGGCTGAGGAATTCCGCCGCGTCCGCACCAACCTCTCCTTCCTCGCCACTACGCCCGGCCAGCATGGTCGTCTGCTGGTGATCACCTCCACCGATCCGTCCGAAGGCAAGACCACTGTTTCTGCCAATGTCGCCGTGGCCTTGGCTGAGGAGGGCAAGAGTGTGTTGCTCGTCGACGCTGATCTGCGTCATCCGTCGGTGGCTCCCAAGCTCGGCATCGAAGGCCACGTCGGTCTGTCGCATGTACTGTCCGGGCAGGCGTCTCCCAAGGACGTCATCCAGAAGTATTGGAAGCCGAATCTGCATGTGCTGCCCGCCGGCAAGCGTCCGGCGAATGCCAGTATTCTGCTCAACTCGGATATCATGCGCGAGCTGATTGACCAGGCGCTCACCCAGTACGATTACGTGATCATCGATACCACGCCGCTGTCTGTTGCCGGCGACGCCACGCTGTTCGGCCGTATGGCCGGCGGCTTGGTGCTGGTGACCGGTAAGGGCGTTGTGGAGAAGAAGGAGCTGCAGTCCACGGTCGAGTCGCTCAAGACCGCCGAGGTGCCGATCCTTGGCTTCATCTTCAACTTCGCCGATCCGAAGAAGATTCACTCCGGTAATTACTACTATTACTACGGCGAGGAGAACAACAAGAAGGGCGGTAAGAACAGGCGCAACCGGAAGAAGCGCCGTTAG
- a CDS encoding helix-turn-helix domain-containing protein: protein MVDQREIEDRFASVDFDEVAFELHDDFLRMKHALVSRRKESGLTQEQVSRFLGTTKARINAFEQYYYDPKASEIRAYALAVMMRLHTDCQAFISQSAQWAFYMDEPDTTVMSPASSGRSMAEDYTLSVTVRD from the coding sequence ATGGTGGATCAGCGTGAGATCGAAGATCGTTTTGCCTCTGTCGATTTTGATGAAGTGGCTTTCGAACTGCATGATGATTTTCTTAGGATGAAGCATGCTTTGGTGTCGAGGCGTAAGGAATCTGGTCTTACTCAGGAACAGGTGTCGCGTTTCTTAGGGACGACGAAGGCGCGGATTAATGCATTCGAACAGTATTACTATGATCCTAAGGCTTCGGAGATACGTGCATATGCGCTTGCCGTGATGATGAGGCTGCATACGGATTGCCAAGCTTTTATCTCCCAAAGTGCTCAATGGGCCTTTTATATGGATGAGCCCGATACAACGGTTATGTCGCCGGCATCCTCGGGGAGATCCATGGCCGAGGACTATACGCTGTCGGTTACGGTACGCGATTAG
- a CDS encoding oligosaccharide flippase family protein, with amino-acid sequence MNKYKTLLVNIGLFTINAVSTKLITFFLIPLYTYFLSTQEYGITDMSLTVAGLISPVVVASINDSVVRFIIDDKKNAQKYITIGFWISCVGCLISAALLPVLDLDIFGGLGDYKGLFFIYFVITLFSSFFSNTARGLNQIKLITWTSIISSLVSAASAGILIGLLRFKVDGYFYSLSLGGFVSIILFVFAGKVYRYIRFPSLKKDKYLERMLIYSFPLIPNAIFWWAGTSINRFFITSVLGIGASGLFAAASKIPNVMNLVSSTFWQAWSLSAFQEYKTTGITKFFSNIFMVFRIICTLFASLIIALTPFIASILLQKQFYTAWPLIPLLILAFFFNVLAGFYGTVFTTAMKTSMLFWTTVISAIAVIVFTALFIYPYGLYGAALAMIISNIVMLISRVFLSSKVLDIQVNGKIVLPSILLLVSQTVIVSAQIPNYTIFSIITFILLLILSIFEVLPLAKQFIVSHNKMRSHFLK; translated from the coding sequence ATGAATAAATATAAAACTCTTTTGGTAAATATCGGATTATTCACAATAAACGCTGTCTCAACTAAGTTAATTACTTTCTTCCTGATTCCCTTATACACATATTTTCTTTCAACCCAGGAATATGGCATTACAGATATGTCATTGACAGTCGCAGGATTGATCTCTCCTGTTGTCGTTGCATCAATTAATGATTCTGTTGTACGATTTATTATCGATGACAAAAAGAATGCCCAAAAATATATCACGATAGGTTTTTGGATAAGTTGTGTCGGCTGCCTAATTTCTGCAGCCTTGCTTCCCGTTCTTGATTTAGATATTTTCGGTGGGCTCGGTGATTATAAGGGCCTTTTCTTTATATACTTTGTAATCACCCTCTTCTCAAGCTTCTTTAGCAACACAGCACGTGGTCTTAATCAAATCAAATTAATCACTTGGACTTCAATTATCTCTTCGCTGGTATCTGCTGCCTCTGCTGGAATTTTAATAGGTCTTCTCAGGTTCAAGGTTGACGGATACTTCTACTCTCTATCTTTGGGTGGTTTTGTTTCTATTATACTCTTTGTCTTTGCTGGCAAGGTTTATAGATACATAAGATTCCCCTCGCTTAAGAAGGACAAATATCTTGAGCGAATGCTTATCTATTCTTTTCCATTAATTCCGAATGCAATTTTCTGGTGGGCTGGAACAAGCATCAACCGTTTCTTCATTACCTCTGTCCTCGGCATCGGAGCATCCGGTCTATTCGCAGCAGCAAGTAAAATACCTAATGTCATGAATCTTGTATCTTCTACATTTTGGCAAGCTTGGAGTTTATCAGCTTTTCAAGAATATAAGACAACAGGAATCACTAAGTTTTTCTCAAATATTTTTATGGTATTTAGAATTATTTGTACTCTTTTTGCTTCATTGATTATCGCGCTTACTCCCTTCATTGCTTCGATATTACTGCAAAAGCAATTCTATACTGCTTGGCCTTTGATCCCACTACTCATCTTAGCGTTCTTCTTTAATGTTTTAGCAGGATTCTATGGAACCGTCTTCACAACTGCGATGAAAACATCCATGCTCTTCTGGACAACTGTTATCTCCGCTATTGCAGTAATCGTTTTTACAGCGCTTTTCATCTACCCATACGGATTGTACGGCGCTGCGCTGGCTATGATTATCAGTAATATTGTTATGTTGATCAGTCGAGTTTTCCTTTCATCTAAAGTTCTTGACATCCAGGTAAATGGAAAAATCGTATTACCCTCTATTCTGCTTCTTGTTTCACAAACAGTAATAGTATCCGCGCAGATTCCTAATTATACGATTTTTTCAATTATTACTTTCATACTCCTGCTCATTTTGAGTATTTTTGAAGTTCTTCCATTAGCAAAGCAATTTATAGTATCCCATAATAAAATGCGCTCTCACTTTCTAAAATGA
- the rfbB gene encoding dTDP-glucose 4,6-dehydratase translates to MTEEIFTPKNIIVTGGCGFIGSNFVHYVYNNHPDVHVTVLDALTYAGNLENIRGILGDRVEFVHGNICDAELLDRLVPGHDAIVHYAAESHNDNSIANPEPFLKTNVEGTFRLLEAARKYDVRYHHVSTDEVYGDLALDDPAKFTEETPYHPSSPYSSTKASSDLLVRAWHRTFGVRMTISNCSNNYGPYQHVEKFIPRQITNILEGIRPKLYGDGLNVRDWIHTEDHSSAVWTILTKGRLGETYLIGANGERNNITVLRDILTVMGRDPDDFDWVRDRPGHDRRYAIDSTKLRTELGWRPTHTDFQKGLEKTIAWYTENRAWWEPAKAATEARYKQQGQ, encoded by the coding sequence ATGACAGAAGAGATTTTCACCCCCAAGAACATCATCGTGACCGGTGGCTGCGGCTTTATCGGTTCGAATTTCGTGCACTACGTGTACAACAATCATCCCGACGTGCATGTCACCGTGCTGGACGCCCTGACGTATGCGGGCAATCTCGAGAACATCAGGGGCATTCTCGGGGATCGTGTCGAGTTCGTGCACGGCAACATCTGCGATGCGGAGCTGCTCGACAGACTGGTGCCCGGCCACGACGCGATCGTGCACTACGCGGCCGAATCCCACAACGACAATTCCATAGCGAACCCCGAACCGTTCCTGAAGACGAACGTGGAGGGCACGTTCCGCCTGCTGGAGGCCGCGCGCAAGTACGACGTGCGCTACCACCACGTTTCCACCGACGAGGTGTACGGCGATCTGGCGCTGGATGATCCGGCGAAGTTCACCGAGGAGACCCCGTATCATCCGTCGAGCCCGTATTCGTCGACGAAGGCGAGCTCGGACCTGCTGGTGCGCGCATGGCATCGTACTTTCGGGGTGCGCATGACCATCTCGAACTGCAGCAACAATTACGGCCCGTACCAGCATGTGGAGAAGTTCATTCCCCGGCAGATCACGAACATCCTCGAAGGGATCCGGCCGAAGCTGTACGGCGACGGACTGAACGTGCGCGACTGGATCCATACGGAGGATCACAGTTCCGCGGTGTGGACGATCCTGACGAAGGGCCGTCTCGGCGAGACCTATCTGATCGGCGCGAACGGGGAACGCAACAACATCACCGTATTGCGCGACATCCTGACGGTGATGGGCCGGGATCCCGATGATTTCGACTGGGTGAGGGATCGCCCGGGTCATGACCGTCGTTATGCGATCGATTCGACCAAGTTGCGGACCGAACTGGGATGGCGTCCTACGCACACTGATTTCCAGAAGGGTTTGGAGAAGACCATCGCCTGGTACACCGAGAACCGCGCGTGGTGGGAACCCGCCAAGGCCGCAACCGAAGCACGATACAAACAACAGGGGCAATGA